A window of Mucilaginibacter paludis DSM 18603 contains these coding sequences:
- a CDS encoding RNA polymerase sigma factor — protein sequence MEHLSDTELWLLLQQDNGQAFAIVARRYEEQLYRQIYKRVGDEEDTKDMLQNIYITLWTRRNSLVIENSFAPYLTRAAHYAIVNEYLFRKKRAGFESAMALLDEPAHPPVEDALMAAELRQEFEDELLKMPKAVQEVFRLSRQEGLSVREIAVQLGLNEQTVRNYLSTALQSLRAYLKKDNLAFVLALASACWFGDL from the coding sequence GTGGAGCATTTATCAGATACTGAATTATGGCTGTTGTTGCAGCAGGACAATGGACAGGCCTTCGCTATTGTAGCGCGCCGTTATGAGGAGCAACTCTACCGGCAGATCTATAAAAGAGTAGGCGATGAAGAAGATACCAAGGATATGCTCCAGAACATCTACATCACCCTGTGGACCCGGCGTAATAGCCTGGTGATCGAAAATTCCTTTGCGCCATACCTGACACGTGCCGCTCATTACGCCATCGTGAACGAGTACCTTTTCCGCAAGAAAAGAGCCGGGTTTGAAAGTGCTATGGCTTTACTCGATGAACCGGCTCATCCACCGGTTGAGGACGCGCTGATGGCGGCCGAACTACGGCAGGAATTTGAAGATGAATTGCTGAAGATGCCCAAGGCCGTACAGGAGGTGTTCCGCTTAAGCCGGCAGGAGGGACTTTCCGTCCGGGAGATCGCGGTACAACTTGGATTGAACGAACAAACCGTCAGGAATTATTTATCAACTGCCCTGCAATCGTTGCGGGCCTACCTCAAAAAGGATAACCTCGCCTTTGTGCTGGCCCTGGCATCTGCCTGCTGGTTTGGCGATCTGTAG